A DNA window from Streptomyces parvus contains the following coding sequences:
- a CDS encoding ABC transporter permease yields the protein MFRTALRNVLAHKARLLMTVLAVMLGVAFVSGTLVFTDTLGNAFRNQSAKSYDNVAVSIETYTGDDEKNPGIDDATLEKIRSVDGVASATGRVNGFAGVADPDGKLIGNGWSNTGANFAPGKDGKDTQYTFVEGSGPAKNGSVALDKDTASKGKYKVGDPVRVATNGPVKEYTLSGIFTTEDGAVNAGGSLVLFDTPTAQKLYLKPGVYQNATVSAAGGVSDQKLLDAIEPLLPKDATAQTGKALADQQAKDIESGMAGLNGMLLAFAGIALFVGVFLIANTFTMLIAQRTRELALMRAIGATRRQVKRSVLLEAGVVGTLASVIGFLLGLGLATGLRSAMGLLGGKIPAGPLIVSPTAVASAFAVGILITVLAAWLPARRAAKIAPVAAMSSVHATASVKSLVVRNSIGGVITLLGSAAIVGGAATGGTSGRQLVAAGAFFSLIGVIILIPLLSRPVIALVRPLLKKVFGVSGKLASQNAVRNPRRTGATASALAIGLTLVTGISVLGVTLGQAIDKMTTDNIKADYLVSMASGDSLDESALTALSKADGVSALSPQQAAWFEVDGDYFSASGVTPGDVEKVFSLTTESGSLASLKDGQVAVGSKTAKKHGWKTGDTLPVKFDDEKKGELKVGATYKENEFLSPFVIPKELADQHSASTRPEIREIWIKADGGASKANEQSIVDALGDNPAMSVMDRQDIRDMFGGFINTALNIMYGLLAMALLIAVLGVVNTLAMSVFERQQEIGMLRAIGLDRGRVKRMIRLEAVVISVFGAVIGVGLGVFLGWAIGRTLSADIPGYALVIPWGRLGIFLLLAGLVGVLASLWPARSAAKLNMLTAIKTE from the coding sequence ATGTTCCGTACCGCCCTGCGCAATGTGCTCGCGCACAAGGCCAGGCTGCTGATGACCGTGCTCGCCGTCATGCTCGGCGTAGCGTTCGTCTCCGGCACGCTGGTCTTCACCGACACCCTCGGCAACGCCTTCCGCAACCAGTCCGCCAAGAGCTACGACAACGTCGCCGTCTCCATCGAGACGTACACCGGCGACGACGAGAAGAACCCCGGCATCGACGACGCCACCCTGGAGAAGATCCGGAGCGTGGACGGCGTGGCCTCCGCCACCGGGCGCGTCAACGGCTTCGCCGGGGTCGCCGACCCGGACGGCAAGCTGATCGGCAACGGCTGGTCCAACACCGGTGCGAACTTCGCGCCCGGCAAGGACGGCAAGGACACCCAGTACACCTTCGTCGAGGGCTCGGGCCCGGCGAAGAACGGCTCGGTCGCGCTCGACAAGGACACCGCGAGCAAGGGCAAGTACAAGGTCGGCGACCCGGTGCGGGTCGCGACCAACGGACCGGTGAAGGAGTACACCCTCTCGGGGATCTTCACCACCGAGGACGGCGCGGTCAACGCGGGTGGCAGCCTCGTGCTGTTCGACACCCCGACCGCCCAGAAGCTCTACCTGAAGCCCGGTGTCTACCAGAACGCCACGGTCAGCGCGGCGGGCGGTGTCTCCGACCAGAAGCTGCTGGACGCGATCGAGCCGCTGCTGCCGAAGGACGCCACCGCGCAGACCGGCAAGGCGCTGGCCGACCAGCAGGCCAAGGACATCGAGAGCGGGATGGCCGGCCTCAACGGCATGCTGCTGGCCTTCGCGGGCATCGCGCTGTTCGTCGGTGTCTTCCTCATCGCCAACACCTTCACGATGCTGATCGCGCAACGGACCCGCGAGCTGGCCCTGATGCGCGCCATCGGCGCCACCCGCCGCCAGGTGAAGCGCTCGGTGCTGCTGGAGGCAGGCGTCGTCGGCACCCTCGCCTCCGTCATCGGCTTCCTCCTCGGCCTCGGCCTCGCCACGGGTCTGCGCTCCGCGATGGGCCTGCTGGGCGGCAAGATCCCGGCCGGTCCGCTGATCGTCTCGCCCACCGCCGTCGCCTCCGCCTTCGCGGTCGGCATCCTGATCACCGTGCTGGCCGCCTGGCTGCCCGCCCGCCGGGCCGCGAAGATCGCCCCCGTCGCCGCGATGAGCAGCGTCCACGCCACCGCCTCCGTCAAGTCCCTCGTCGTACGGAACTCGATCGGCGGCGTGATCACCCTGCTCGGCTCCGCCGCCATCGTCGGCGGAGCCGCGACCGGCGGCACCTCCGGCCGGCAGCTGGTCGCCGCGGGCGCGTTCTTCTCCCTGATCGGCGTCATCATCCTCATCCCGCTGCTCTCCCGCCCGGTGATCGCGCTGGTCCGGCCGCTGCTGAAGAAGGTGTTCGGCGTCTCCGGGAAGCTGGCCTCGCAGAACGCGGTCCGCAACCCGCGGCGCACCGGAGCCACCGCCTCCGCGCTGGCCATCGGGCTGACTCTGGTCACCGGCATCTCGGTGCTCGGCGTCACGCTCGGCCAGGCCATCGACAAGATGACCACGGACAACATCAAGGCCGACTACCTGGTCTCGATGGCGAGCGGCGACTCGCTCGACGAGTCCGCGCTCACGGCCCTGTCCAAGGCCGACGGCGTCTCCGCGCTCTCCCCGCAGCAGGCGGCGTGGTTCGAGGTCGACGGCGACTACTTCTCGGCATCCGGCGTCACCCCGGGCGATGTGGAGAAGGTCTTCTCCCTGACGACCGAGTCCGGTTCGCTGGCCTCGCTCAAGGACGGCCAGGTCGCGGTCGGCTCCAAGACCGCGAAGAAGCACGGCTGGAAGACCGGCGACACCCTTCCCGTGAAGTTCGACGACGAGAAGAAGGGCGAGCTGAAGGTCGGCGCGACCTACAAGGAGAACGAGTTCCTCTCCCCCTTCGTGATCCCGAAGGAGCTGGCCGACCAGCACAGCGCCTCCACGCGTCCGGAGATCCGCGAGATCTGGATCAAGGCGGACGGCGGCGCGAGCAAGGCCAACGAGCAGTCCATCGTGGACGCGCTCGGTGACAACCCGGCGATGAGCGTCATGGACCGTCAGGACATCCGTGACATGTTCGGCGGCTTCATCAACACCGCACTGAACATCATGTACGGGCTGCTCGCCATGGCCCTGCTGATCGCGGTCCTCGGCGTCGTCAACACCCTCGCGATGTCGGTGTTCGAGCGGCAGCAGGAGATCGGCATGCTCCGCGCGATCGGTCTCGACCGGGGTCGCGTCAAGCGGATGATCCGTCTGGAGGCCGTCGTCATCTCGGTCTTCGGCGCGGTGATCGGGGTCGGCCTCGGTGTCTTCCTCGGCTGGGCGATCGGCCGGACCCTGTCCGCCGACATCCCCGGCTACGCCCTGGTCATCCCGTGGGGCCGGCTCGGCATCTTCCTGCTCCTGGCCGGCCTGGTGGGCGTCCTCGCCTCGCTGTGGCCCGCCCGCAGCGCCGCGAAGCTCAACATGCTGACGGCGATCAAGACGGAGTAG
- a CDS encoding cyclopropane-fatty-acyl-phospholipid synthase family protein, with translation MADAASRLTALAEELLSEPLPVRIRAWDGSESGPPDAPALVIRHRRALRRLLWKPGELGLARAWVAGEIDVEGDLYEVLDRIAGLLWDRGADAKDAVHPVRDPKVRAFARGLLGLGGPWPPPAPPAEEVRRRTGPLHTRRRDKEAVSHHYDVGNDFYALVLGPSMVYSCAYWQDGGTLEDAQRDKLDLVCRKLRLKEGDRLLDVGCGWGSMAIHAARHHGARVTGITLSREQAAHARKRIAEEGLTDRIEIRVQDYRDVRDGPYDAISSIGMAEHVGSVRYREYAEDLYALLKPGGRLLNHQIARRPEKDEDAYHIDAFIDAYVFPDGELAPVGRTLATLEEAGFEARDVEALREHYALTLRQWVANLERHWEQAVRATSPGRARVWRLYMAASALSFEHNKIGVNQILAVRPLDGGGSRLPLRARAWTETAEDTDADV, from the coding sequence ATGGCAGACGCCGCGTCGCGGCTGACCGCTCTCGCCGAGGAGTTGCTCTCGGAACCCCTGCCGGTCCGTATCCGGGCCTGGGACGGCAGCGAGTCGGGGCCGCCCGACGCCCCGGCCCTCGTGATCCGCCACCGGCGCGCGCTGCGCCGCCTCCTGTGGAAGCCCGGCGAGCTGGGCCTGGCCCGCGCCTGGGTGGCCGGGGAGATCGATGTCGAGGGCGACCTTTACGAGGTGCTCGACCGGATCGCCGGGCTGCTCTGGGACCGCGGCGCCGACGCCAAGGACGCCGTCCACCCGGTCCGCGACCCCAAGGTCCGCGCCTTCGCCCGCGGCCTCCTCGGCCTCGGCGGGCCCTGGCCGCCGCCCGCCCCGCCCGCCGAGGAGGTGCGCCGCCGCACCGGCCCGCTGCACACCAGACGCCGGGACAAGGAGGCCGTCAGCCACCACTACGACGTCGGCAACGACTTCTACGCCCTGGTGCTCGGCCCCTCCATGGTCTACTCCTGCGCCTACTGGCAGGACGGCGGCACTCTGGAGGACGCCCAGCGCGACAAGCTCGACCTGGTCTGCCGCAAGCTCCGCCTGAAGGAGGGCGACCGGCTCCTGGACGTCGGCTGCGGCTGGGGTTCGATGGCCATCCACGCCGCCCGCCACCACGGGGCCCGGGTCACCGGCATCACCCTCTCCCGGGAACAGGCCGCCCACGCCCGCAAGCGCATCGCCGAGGAGGGCCTGACCGACCGGATCGAGATCCGCGTCCAGGACTACCGGGACGTCCGCGACGGCCCGTACGACGCGATCTCCTCCATCGGCATGGCCGAGCACGTCGGCTCGGTCCGCTACCGGGAGTACGCCGAGGACCTCTACGCCCTCCTCAAGCCCGGCGGCCGCCTCCTGAACCACCAGATCGCCCGCCGCCCCGAGAAGGACGAGGACGCCTACCACATCGACGCGTTCATCGACGCGTACGTCTTCCCCGACGGCGAACTCGCCCCGGTCGGCCGCACCCTGGCCACCCTGGAGGAGGCCGGCTTCGAGGCCCGGGACGTCGAGGCGCTGCGCGAGCACTACGCGCTGACCCTGCGCCAGTGGGTGGCCAATCTGGAGCGGCACTGGGAGCAGGCGGTACGCGCCACCTCCCCGGGCCGGGCCCGGGTCTGGCGGCTGTACATGGCGGCCTCGGCGCTCTCCTTCGAGCACAACAAGATCGGCGTCAACCAGATCCTCGCGGTGCGCCCGCTGGACGGCGGCGGCTCCCGGCTGCCGCTGCGCGCCCGTGCGTGGACGGAGACCGCCGAGGACACGGACGCGGACGTCTGA
- a CDS encoding NAD(P)/FAD-dependent oxidoreductase has product MSTTERPRILVVGGGYVGLYAARRILKKMRYGEATVTVVDPRSYMTYQPFLPEAAAGSISPRHVVVPLRRVLPKAEVLTGRVTTIDQDRKVATVAPLVGEAYELPFDYLVIAMGAVSRTFPIPGLAEQGIGMKGIEESIGLRNHVLEQLDKADSTTDEDVRRKALTFVFVGGGFAGAETIGEVEDMARDAAKYYTNVKREDMRFILVDAADKILPEVGPKLGAYGKEHLESRGVEIYLSTSMDSCVDGHVVLKNGLEVDSSTIVWTAGVKPNPALARFGLPLGPRGHVDTSEKLQVQGTDYIWAAGDNAQVPDMVGRRAGNPNAWCPPNAQHALRQAKVLGDNVISGMRGFPQKEYSHANKGAVAGLGLHKGVAMIVMGKVKIKLKGRLAWYMHRGYHGMAMPTWNRKIRIFADWTLAMFLKREVVSLGAMETPREEFYEAAKPAPAPTAAKSEGEKAKAS; this is encoded by the coding sequence ATGAGCACCACGGAGCGTCCCAGGATCCTCGTTGTAGGCGGTGGGTACGTAGGCCTGTACGCAGCTCGTCGCATTCTGAAGAAGATGCGATACGGAGAGGCGACCGTCACGGTCGTCGACCCGCGGTCGTACATGACGTACCAGCCCTTCCTCCCCGAAGCTGCTGCCGGCAGCATCTCGCCTCGGCATGTCGTCGTCCCGCTGCGACGCGTGCTGCCCAAGGCTGAGGTTCTCACCGGTCGTGTCACGACCATCGACCAGGACCGCAAGGTCGCCACGGTCGCGCCGCTCGTCGGCGAGGCCTACGAGCTGCCCTTCGACTACCTGGTCATCGCGATGGGCGCGGTCTCCCGCACCTTCCCGATCCCCGGCCTCGCCGAGCAGGGCATCGGCATGAAGGGCATCGAGGAGTCCATCGGCCTGCGCAACCACGTCCTGGAGCAGCTGGACAAGGCCGACTCCACGACCGACGAGGACGTCCGCCGCAAGGCGCTGACGTTCGTCTTCGTGGGCGGCGGCTTCGCCGGCGCGGAGACCATCGGCGAGGTCGAGGACATGGCCCGCGACGCGGCGAAGTACTACACCAACGTGAAGCGCGAGGACATGCGCTTCATCCTCGTCGACGCCGCCGACAAGATCCTTCCCGAGGTCGGTCCGAAGCTGGGCGCCTACGGCAAGGAGCACCTGGAGAGCCGCGGTGTGGAGATCTACCTCTCCACCTCGATGGACTCCTGCGTCGACGGCCACGTGGTCCTGAAGAACGGCCTGGAGGTCGACTCCAGCACCATCGTGTGGACCGCCGGTGTGAAGCCGAACCCGGCGCTTGCCCGCTTCGGTCTGCCGCTCGGCCCCCGCGGCCACGTGGACACCTCGGAGAAGCTCCAGGTGCAGGGCACCGACTACATCTGGGCCGCGGGCGACAACGCCCAGGTGCCGGACATGGTCGGCCGCCGCGCCGGCAACCCGAACGCCTGGTGCCCGCCCAACGCCCAGCACGCGCTGCGTCAGGCGAAGGTCCTCGGCGACAACGTGATCTCCGGCATGCGGGGCTTCCCGCAGAAGGAGTACAGCCACGCCAACAAGGGTGCGGTCGCCGGTCTCGGCCTGCACAAGGGCGTCGCGATGATCGTCATGGGCAAGGTGAAGATCAAGCTCAAGGGCCGTCTCGCCTGGTACATGCACCGCGGCTACCACGGCATGGCCATGCCGACCTGGAACCGCAAGATCCGGATCTTCGCCGACTGGACGCTGGCGATGTTCCTCAAGCGCGAGGTCGTCTCGCTCGGCGCCATGGAGACGCCGCGCGAGGAGTTCTACGAGGCCGCCAAGCCGGCCCCGGCTCCGACCGCCGCCAAGTCCGAGGGCGAGAAGGCCAAGGCCTCCTGA
- a CDS encoding Ppx/GppA phosphatase family protein has translation MTRVAAVDCGTNSIRLLVADVDPATGSFTELDRRMTIVRLGQGVDRTGRLAPEALERTFAACREYAAAIEELGAERIRFVATSASRDAENSADFVAGVRDILGVEPEVITGDQEAQLSFDGATKELVGSDHVTKPYLVVDIGGGSTEFVLGSDEVEAARSVDIGCVRMTERHLVVDGAVVDPPSHERAAAIRADIDAALDVAERTVPLTGAGTLVGLAGTVTTVAGIALELAEYDSGAIHHSRVSRGQVRAITEHLLRSTHEERAAIPVMHPGRVDVIGAGALVLLAVMERTGAREVVVSEHDILDGIAWSAAG, from the coding sequence ATGACCCGCGTCGCCGCCGTCGACTGCGGCACCAACTCCATCCGGCTGCTCGTCGCCGATGTGGACCCCGCCACCGGCTCCTTCACCGAGCTGGACCGGCGGATGACGATCGTCCGCCTCGGCCAGGGCGTCGACAGGACCGGCCGGCTCGCCCCCGAGGCGCTGGAGCGGACGTTCGCGGCCTGCCGCGAGTACGCCGCCGCGATCGAGGAACTGGGCGCGGAGCGGATCCGCTTCGTCGCCACCTCGGCCTCCCGCGACGCCGAGAACAGCGCCGACTTCGTGGCCGGGGTGCGGGACATCCTGGGCGTCGAGCCCGAGGTGATCACCGGCGACCAGGAGGCCCAGCTCTCCTTCGACGGCGCCACCAAGGAGCTGGTCGGCAGCGATCATGTGACGAAGCCGTATCTGGTCGTGGACATCGGCGGCGGCTCCACCGAGTTCGTCCTCGGCTCGGACGAGGTGGAGGCGGCCCGGTCCGTCGACATCGGTTGCGTGCGGATGACGGAACGTCACCTCGTCGTGGACGGGGCCGTCGTGGACCCGCCGAGCCACGAGCGGGCCGCCGCGATCCGCGCGGACATCGACGCCGCGCTCGACGTCGCCGAGCGGACGGTCCCGCTCACCGGCGCGGGCACGCTCGTCGGTCTCGCGGGCACCGTCACCACGGTCGCCGGGATCGCGCTGGAGCTGGCGGAGTACGACTCCGGGGCCATCCACCACTCCCGGGTCTCCCGGGGCCAGGTCCGGGCGATCACCGAGCACCTGCTGCGCTCGACGCACGAGGAGCGCGCCGCGATCCCCGTGATGCACCCGGGCCGGGTCGACGTGATCGGCGCCGGGGCGCTCGTCCTGCTCGCGGTGATGGAGCGGACCGGGGCCCGCGAGGTCGTCGTGAGTGAACACGACATCCTCGACGGGATCGCCTGGAGCGCGGCGGGCTGA
- a CDS encoding DUF501 domain-containing protein, with protein METPPPQTESTKPTDADIAAFEQQLGRPPRGLRAIAHRCPCGNPDVVETQPRLEDGTPFPTTYYLTCPRAASAIGTLEANGVMKEMTARLETDPELAKAYREAHEDYIIRRDAIEVLEGFPSAGGMPDRVKCLHVLVGHSLAAGPGVNPLGDEAIAMLPEWWAKGPCVAPCAESSAGSEGQDA; from the coding sequence ATGGAAACGCCCCCTCCGCAGACCGAGTCCACCAAGCCCACCGACGCGGACATCGCCGCGTTCGAGCAGCAGCTCGGCCGCCCGCCGCGCGGTCTGCGCGCCATCGCGCACCGCTGCCCGTGCGGCAACCCGGACGTGGTGGAGACCCAGCCCCGTCTGGAGGACGGCACGCCGTTCCCGACGACGTACTACCTGACCTGCCCCCGGGCGGCCTCGGCGATCGGCACGCTGGAGGCCAACGGGGTCATGAAGGAGATGACGGCCCGTCTGGAGACCGACCCGGAGCTGGCGAAGGCCTACCGGGAGGCGCACGAGGACTACATCATCCGCCGCGACGCCATCGAGGTGCTTGAGGGCTTCCCCAGCGCGGGCGGCATGCCGGACCGGGTGAAGTGCCTGCACGTCCTGGTCGGCCACTCGCTGGCCGCGGGCCCCGGGGTGAACCCGCTGGGCGACGAGGCCATCGCGATGCTGCCCGAGTGGTGGGCCAAGGGCCCCTGCGTCGCGCCGTGCGCCGAGAGCTCCGCGGGTTCCGAGGGGCAGGACGCATGA
- a CDS encoding septum formation initiator family protein produces the protein MAGKDRDRFSTATRLRLLGEQTAARVYRSQNRRQARRSRLTGRAAFLALVVCSLVVALAYPMRQYVSQRDEIAEQERLSQEAQRRTEELRDEKARLQDDAYIMRLARQHLHYVLPGETGYTVADPDAAKDRRSEPGASDRPWHSNLWDGVDSADRDDRG, from the coding sequence ATGGCCGGGAAGGACCGCGACCGGTTCTCCACCGCGACCAGGCTGCGGCTGCTCGGCGAGCAGACCGCGGCCCGGGTGTACCGATCGCAGAACCGCCGCCAGGCCCGCCGCTCCCGGCTCACCGGCCGGGCGGCGTTCCTGGCGCTGGTCGTCTGCTCCCTGGTGGTGGCGCTCGCCTACCCGATGCGGCAGTACGTCTCCCAGCGCGACGAGATCGCCGAGCAGGAGCGGCTCTCGCAGGAGGCGCAGCGGCGCACCGAGGAGCTGCGGGACGAGAAGGCGCGGCTCCAGGACGACGCCTACATCATGCGCCTGGCCCGCCAGCACCTCCATTACGTCCTTCCCGGGGAGACCGGCTACACCGTGGCCGACCCCGACGCGGCCAAGGACCGTCGGTCGGAGCCCGGGGCGAGCGACCGTCCCTGGCACTCCAACCTCTGGGACGGCGTGGACAGCGCCGACCGAGACGACCGCGGCTGA
- the eno gene encoding phosphopyruvate hydratase codes for MPSIDVVVAREILDSRGNPTVEVEVGLDDGSTGRAAVPSGASTGAFEAIELRDGDPNRYQGKGVEKAVLAVIEQIGPELVGYDATEQRLIDQAMFDLDATENKASLGANAILGVSLAVAHAASEASDLPLFRYLGGPNAHLLPVPMMNILNGGSHADSNVDIQEFMIAPIGAESFSEALRWGAEIYHTLKKVLKTKGLSTGLGDEGGFAPNLESNRAALDLIVEAIKEAGYVPGRDIALALDVAASEFYKDGVYEFEGKSRSAAEMTEYYEELVSAYPLVSIEDPLYEDDWAGWKVITDRIGAKVQIVGDDLFVTNPERLARGIEEGSANALLVKVNQIGSLTETLDAVELAQRNGFKCMMSHRSGETEDVTIADLAVAVNCGQIKTGAPARSDRVAKYNQLLRIEEILDDAAVYAGRSAFPRFKG; via the coding sequence GTGCCGTCCATCGACGTCGTCGTAGCCAGGGAAATCCTCGACTCCCGGGGCAACCCCACGGTCGAGGTCGAGGTTGGCCTCGACGACGGCAGCACGGGCCGTGCTGCCGTTCCGTCCGGCGCCTCCACCGGTGCGTTCGAGGCCATCGAGCTTCGCGACGGTGACCCCAACCGCTACCAGGGCAAGGGCGTCGAGAAGGCCGTCCTCGCCGTCATCGAGCAGATCGGCCCGGAGCTCGTCGGGTACGACGCCACCGAGCAGCGCCTCATCGACCAGGCGATGTTCGACCTGGACGCCACCGAGAACAAGGCCTCGCTCGGCGCGAACGCCATCCTCGGCGTCTCGCTGGCCGTCGCGCACGCCGCTTCCGAGGCGTCCGACCTGCCGCTCTTCCGCTACCTCGGCGGCCCGAACGCGCACCTGCTGCCCGTTCCGATGATGAACATCCTGAACGGCGGCTCGCACGCCGACTCCAATGTGGACATCCAGGAGTTCATGATCGCCCCGATCGGCGCGGAGTCCTTCTCCGAGGCCCTGCGCTGGGGCGCGGAGATCTACCACACGCTGAAGAAGGTCCTCAAGACCAAGGGCCTGTCCACCGGACTCGGCGACGAGGGCGGCTTCGCCCCGAACCTGGAGTCCAACCGCGCCGCCCTGGACCTCATCGTCGAGGCCATCAAGGAGGCCGGTTACGTCCCGGGCCGCGACATCGCGCTCGCGCTCGACGTCGCCGCGTCCGAGTTCTACAAGGACGGCGTCTACGAGTTCGAGGGCAAGTCCCGCTCGGCCGCCGAGATGACCGAGTACTACGAGGAGCTCGTCTCCGCGTACCCGCTGGTCTCCATCGAGGACCCGCTGTACGAGGACGACTGGGCCGGCTGGAAGGTCATCACCGACCGCATCGGCGCCAAGGTGCAGATCGTCGGCGACGACCTCTTCGTCACCAACCCCGAGCGCCTGGCCCGCGGCATCGAGGAGGGCTCCGCCAACGCCCTGCTCGTCAAGGTCAACCAGATCGGTTCGCTGACCGAGACCCTGGACGCCGTCGAGCTGGCCCAGCGCAACGGCTTCAAGTGCATGATGTCGCACCGCTCCGGCGAGACCGAGGACGTCACCATCGCCGACCTCGCCGTCGCCGTGAACTGCGGCCAGATCAAGACCGGCGCCCCGGCCCGCTCGGACCGCGTCGCCAAGTACAACCAGCTGCTGCGCATCGAGGAGATCCTCGACGACGCCGCGGTGTACGCGGGCCGCTCCGCCTTCCCGCGTTTCAAGGGCTGA
- a CDS encoding transglycosylase family protein — MLLNSKGKHRRPSKAVRIATLAGVAGAAVAVPLMGATNASAASVETWDAVAQCESGGNWSINTGNGYYGGLQFSQSSWAAAGGTQYAARADLASKDQQIATAEKLLDMQGPGAWACAGAGGLTNDGVDPGVNPGGSGQSESKPEQAQPERRAEQPTTRSEQREAPKAESKKTVTTPTGDKVKKGDGEYKVEVGDTLSKIAQKEDVKGGWSKLFKLNDDIVEDANLIFPGQQLHLK; from the coding sequence ATGCTGCTGAACAGCAAGGGCAAGCACCGCCGCCCGTCCAAGGCCGTCCGTATCGCCACCCTCGCGGGTGTCGCCGGTGCCGCCGTCGCCGTCCCGCTGATGGGCGCGACCAACGCTTCCGCCGCCTCCGTCGAGACCTGGGACGCCGTCGCCCAGTGCGAGTCCGGCGGTAACTGGTCCATCAACACCGGCAACGGCTACTACGGCGGGCTGCAGTTCTCGCAGTCGAGCTGGGCCGCCGCCGGTGGTACGCAGTACGCCGCGCGCGCCGACCTGGCCTCCAAGGACCAGCAGATCGCCACCGCCGAGAAGCTTCTCGACATGCAGGGCCCGGGTGCCTGGGCCTGCGCCGGCGCCGGCGGCCTCACCAACGACGGTGTGGACCCGGGCGTGAACCCCGGCGGCTCCGGCCAGTCCGAGAGCAAGCCCGAGCAGGCGCAGCCCGAGCGCCGGGCGGAGCAGCCCACCACGCGCAGCGAGCAGCGCGAGGCCCCCAAGGCCGAGAGCAAGAAGACCGTCACCACCCCGACCGGCGACAAGGTCAAGAAGGGCGACGGCGAGTACAAGGTCGAGGTCGGCGACACCCTGAGCAAGATCGCTCAGAAGGAAGACGTCAAGGGCGGCTGGAGCAAGCTCTTCAAGCTCAACGACGACATCGTCGAGGACGCGAACCTGATCTTCCCGGGTCAGCAGCTCCACCTGAAGTAA
- a CDS encoding transglycosylase family protein: MGSANGRHRRPRQAPALVVAAGVTGSAIAIPLLGASGATAADAGTWDRVAECESGGMWSADLGNGYYGGLQFSQETWSAYGGTEFAPRADLASRSQQISVAEKVLDDQGPKAWPSCAVISGLAVDGSLPGVDPGTSPAPDPTSTPTDEADVPDEAGESGESGEVDESGKGDESKGEKGDPTDKGGSGDAERGGGAPDSSVTPSTPPSSGTPDATGPSTAPDASKSQGGKHRGTPAPEEAGAGQGDGPRGSGRHASRGDGDARGGGAATAGAYTVQPGDNLWAIADAQELPGGWSGLYETNKDLLGSDPDLILPGQNLDLGLDQAAGQAAPKGAEGPVEEPAAN; encoded by the coding sequence ATGGGCTCCGCGAACGGCAGACACCGCCGCCCTCGCCAGGCACCCGCCCTCGTCGTCGCCGCAGGGGTGACGGGATCGGCCATCGCCATCCCGCTGCTCGGTGCGAGCGGCGCGACCGCCGCCGACGCCGGCACCTGGGACCGGGTCGCGGAGTGCGAGAGCGGCGGAATGTGGAGCGCCGACCTCGGCAACGGCTACTACGGCGGCCTCCAGTTCTCGCAGGAGACCTGGTCGGCGTACGGCGGCACGGAGTTCGCGCCCCGCGCCGACCTCGCCAGCCGGTCGCAGCAGATCTCCGTCGCCGAAAAGGTCCTGGACGACCAGGGCCCCAAGGCGTGGCCGAGCTGCGCGGTGATCTCGGGCCTCGCGGTGGACGGCAGTCTGCCGGGCGTCGACCCGGGCACCTCGCCGGCCCCCGACCCGACGTCCACCCCGACCGACGAGGCGGACGTACCGGACGAAGCGGGTGAATCCGGCGAGTCCGGTGAAGTCGATGAGTCCGGCAAGGGTGATGAGAGCAAGGGTGAGAAGGGCGACCCGACGGACAAGGGCGGCAGCGGTGACGCGGAGAGGGGCGGCGGGGCTCCCGACTCCTCGGTGACGCCCTCCACCCCGCCGTCCTCCGGCACCCCCGACGCCACCGGCCCCTCCACCGCCCCCGACGCCTCGAAGAGCCAGGGCGGCAAACACCGCGGCACCCCCGCGCCCGAGGAGGCCGGAGCGGGTCAGGGGGACGGCCCGCGCGGATCCGGCCGGCACGCCTCACGGGGCGACGGCGACGCCCGGGGCGGCGGCGCGGCGACCGCCGGCGCGTACACGGTGCAGCCCGGCGACAACCTCTGGGCGATCGCGGATGCCCAGGAGCTGCCCGGCGGCTGGTCCGGTCTGTACGAGACCAACAAGGACCTCCTGGGCTCCGACCCGGACCTGATCCTGCCCGGCCAGAACCTGGATCTGGGCCTGGATCAGGCGGCCGGTCAGGCCGCGCCGAAAGGTGCCGAGGGGCCCGTCGAGGAGCCTGCCGCCAACTGA